One Streptomyces sp. V4I8 genomic window carries:
- a CDS encoding Trm112 family protein — translation MKPDDPLLQILACPLDKGPLHLVVPDGPDGAEAAAEALYNPRLHRRYPIVDGIPQLLPASGEQVSDDEHEELLQRMAP, via the coding sequence ATGAAACCCGACGACCCGCTCTTGCAGATTCTGGCGTGCCCGCTGGACAAGGGCCCGCTGCACCTCGTCGTACCGGACGGCCCGGACGGTGCGGAGGCGGCGGCCGAGGCGCTGTACAACCCGCGTCTGCACCGCCGTTACCCGATCGTGGACGGCATCCCCCAGCTGCTGCCGGCCTCCGGGGAGCAGGTCTCCGACGACGAACACGAGGAACTCCTGCAACGGATGGCCCCATGA
- a CDS encoding FkbM family methyltransferase produces MTLAASVASLLPTRLVAAVARAVYPRFEPELARLAELCPAGCGTAVDVGGWYGPWTRRLSRRARRVVTVEPVPHLARLLAATAPPNVRVVQAAAAERPGAARLWLPPHDAGDRGVSSLVRRNIHATALPVSCVTLDELGLKDVGFVKVDVDGSELAVLRGATAILARDRPALFIELESRIQPIAPVLTYLSLLGYDGWVLPGRDWVPLSRFPLENHQAETSYVVAQGLLRRVLPFRGPRYVNSVLFLPDGRRPVGDDGSHALRKAPR; encoded by the coding sequence ATGACCCTGGCTGCGAGCGTCGCCTCTCTGTTGCCCACCCGCCTGGTCGCCGCCGTCGCCCGGGCCGTGTACCCGCGCTTCGAGCCGGAGCTGGCCCGGCTGGCGGAGTTGTGTCCCGCCGGGTGCGGGACGGCCGTGGACGTCGGCGGATGGTACGGCCCGTGGACACGGCGGCTGTCGCGGCGGGCCCGCCGGGTGGTGACCGTGGAACCGGTCCCCCACCTCGCGCGGCTGCTCGCGGCGACGGCCCCGCCCAACGTGCGGGTCGTGCAGGCCGCGGCGGCCGAGCGCCCCGGCGCGGCCCGGCTCTGGCTGCCCCCGCACGACGCGGGCGACCGCGGGGTGTCCTCCCTGGTCCGCCGGAACATCCACGCCACCGCCCTCCCGGTCAGCTGTGTCACCCTCGACGAACTCGGCCTCAAGGACGTCGGGTTCGTCAAGGTCGACGTGGACGGCAGCGAGCTCGCGGTGCTGCGCGGCGCGACCGCCATCCTGGCGCGCGACCGGCCCGCCCTCTTCATCGAGCTGGAGTCCCGCATCCAGCCGATCGCCCCGGTGCTGACGTACCTCTCCCTGCTCGGCTACGACGGCTGGGTCCTGCCCGGCCGCGACTGGGTGCCCCTGAGCCGCTTCCCGCTGGAGAACCACCAGGCGGAGACCTCGTACGTCGTCGCCCAGGGCCTGCTGCGCCGGGTCCTGCCCTTCCGCGGCCCGCGGTACGTCAATTCGGTCCTCTTCCTCCCCGACGGCCGCCGCCCCGTGGGCGACGATGGATCACATGCCCTCCGGAAAGCACCCCGCTAG
- a CDS encoding RimK family alpha-L-glutamate ligase — translation MPRIALVTCRPGPEVSVDRDLPVLVGALREAGAEADPVYWDDERADWGGYDLAVLRSTWDYSWRAAEFLEWAERCGKATRLANPAEVVRWNADKRYLGEAAAAGVPVVPTRYLAPGDGVDGLPVDHEYVVKPTSGAGARFAARYTPDEHETAVRQLARMHTEGFTAMVQPYVKGIDVSGERALQFYGGRLLHASRKGAVLAPGTPYDERKVAHPGLEPWTPTPAELTVAERALAAVPHAAELLYARVDLVDGEDGEGGEPRVMELELVEPNLFLSLHPASVARVVEAILTAASR, via the coding sequence GTGCCCCGAATAGCCCTCGTCACCTGCCGCCCCGGACCGGAGGTCAGCGTCGACCGTGACCTCCCTGTGCTGGTCGGGGCGCTGCGGGAGGCCGGGGCCGAGGCGGACCCGGTGTACTGGGACGACGAGCGGGCCGACTGGGGCGGGTACGACCTCGCCGTGCTCCGTTCCACCTGGGACTACAGCTGGCGTGCGGCCGAGTTCCTGGAGTGGGCGGAGCGGTGCGGCAAGGCGACCCGGCTCGCCAACCCGGCCGAGGTGGTGCGGTGGAACGCCGACAAGCGGTACCTCGGCGAGGCCGCCGCCGCCGGCGTGCCGGTCGTGCCCACCCGCTACCTCGCCCCGGGCGACGGTGTCGACGGCCTCCCCGTCGACCACGAGTACGTCGTCAAGCCCACCTCGGGCGCGGGCGCGCGGTTCGCCGCCCGCTACACGCCCGACGAGCACGAAACGGCCGTACGGCAGCTGGCGCGGATGCACACCGAGGGGTTCACGGCGATGGTGCAGCCGTATGTCAAGGGCATCGACGTCAGCGGGGAACGGGCGCTGCAGTTCTACGGCGGCCGCCTCCTGCACGCCAGCCGCAAGGGCGCCGTCCTCGCGCCCGGCACGCCCTACGACGAGCGCAAGGTCGCCCACCCCGGCCTGGAGCCCTGGACCCCGACCCCGGCCGAACTCACCGTCGCCGAGCGCGCCCTGGCCGCCGTACCGCACGCTGCCGAGCTGCTGTACGCGCGCGTGGACCTCGTCGACGGGGAGGACGGGGAGGGCGGCGAGCCGCGGGTGATGGAGCTGGAGCTGGTCGAGCCGAATCTCTTCCTGTCGCTGCACCCGGCGTCCGTCGCACGCGTGGTCGAGGCGATCCTTACGGCGGCTAGCCGCTGA
- a CDS encoding MerR family transcriptional regulator codes for MRTAMLTIGAFAKACRLSPKALRLYDELELLKPRRVDPDTGYRYYAVEQLEQARLVAWLRRLGMPLARIRQVCALRPADAAREIRAYWAQVESETAARRDLAEFLVGHMSATPRKDTTMLELHYCAHSDRGRVRPANQDTAYASTRLLAVADGCGPAGAPASSAAVEALRFLETEELGADNLLNLLEDAVRGAADAVRDAADGTAEVGTTLTALLWTGSRLALVHIGDSRAYLLRDGALFRITDDHTVVQSMIDEGRLTPEEAVTHPQRALLLKCLSPAITESPDLRLRDAEPGDRYLLCSDGLTSVVPDARIRHLLTSAPAPDTAVHALIDAANEAGGPDNVSCVVADVVESAV; via the coding sequence ATGCGCACGGCCATGCTGACGATCGGCGCCTTCGCCAAGGCCTGCCGGCTGTCGCCCAAGGCACTGCGTCTGTACGACGAGCTGGAGCTGCTGAAGCCCCGCCGGGTCGACCCGGACACCGGGTACCGGTACTACGCCGTGGAGCAGCTGGAGCAGGCCCGGCTGGTGGCGTGGCTGCGGCGGCTGGGCATGCCGCTGGCCCGGATCCGCCAGGTGTGCGCACTGCGGCCGGCCGACGCCGCCCGCGAGATCCGCGCCTACTGGGCGCAGGTGGAGTCGGAGACGGCCGCGCGGCGGGACCTCGCCGAGTTCCTCGTCGGACACATGTCGGCGACACCGAGGAAGGACACCACCATGCTGGAGCTGCACTACTGCGCCCACTCGGACCGAGGCCGGGTCCGCCCCGCCAACCAGGACACCGCCTATGCGAGCACTCGACTGCTCGCCGTGGCGGACGGCTGCGGACCGGCGGGCGCGCCCGCGAGCAGCGCGGCGGTGGAGGCGCTGCGCTTTCTGGAGACGGAGGAGCTCGGTGCGGACAACCTGCTGAACCTCCTGGAGGATGCGGTACGGGGCGCGGCGGACGCGGTCCGGGACGCCGCCGACGGCACGGCGGAGGTGGGCACGACCCTGACGGCCCTCCTCTGGACGGGCTCCCGGCTGGCCCTGGTGCACATCGGGGACTCGCGCGCCTATCTGCTGCGCGACGGCGCCCTGTTCCGCATCACGGACGACCACACGGTGGTCCAGTCGATGATCGACGAGGGCCGGCTGACGCCGGAGGAGGCCGTGACCCATCCGCAGCGCGCCCTGCTCCTGAAATGCCTCTCCCCGGCCATCACCGAGTCCCCGGACCTCCGCCTCCGGGACGCCGAGCCCGGCGACCGCTATCTGCTCTGCTCCGACGGCCTCACCTCCGTCGTCCCCGACGCCCGTATCCGCCACCTCCTCACCTCCGCCCCGGCCCCCGACACCGCCGTCCACGCCCTGATCGACGCGGCGAACGAGGCGGGCGGCCCGGACAACGTCAGCTGTGTGGTGGCGGACGTGGTGGAGAGCGCCGTCTGA
- a CDS encoding FadR/GntR family transcriptional regulator: MTKQRLYEQVLDRLRAYVAEGGLGAGDRLPTERDLAQRLGVSRASVKQAIVVLEVQGLVEVRHGGGTYLVRDSLDVEPVERMVERRRRLPDVLEAREALETKLAELAAERRTEEDLAAMRSALAHMAREIEDDGHGVEGDRLFHAAVTAAAHSSLLAEFMRSIADQVAESRTESLRQPHRPSRSLAQHQAILDAIADQRPGQAAAAMRRHVRTVAKVRLLDWEPEEEREP, from the coding sequence ATGACCAAGCAGCGCCTCTACGAGCAGGTGCTCGACCGGCTGCGCGCGTACGTCGCCGAGGGCGGCCTCGGCGCCGGGGACCGGCTCCCGACCGAGCGGGACCTGGCCCAGCGGCTGGGGGTCAGCCGGGCCTCCGTGAAGCAGGCGATCGTGGTCCTGGAGGTGCAGGGACTGGTGGAGGTGCGGCACGGGGGCGGCACGTACCTCGTGCGGGACAGCCTCGACGTGGAGCCGGTCGAGCGGATGGTCGAACGCCGCCGACGCCTCCCCGACGTCCTGGAGGCCCGGGAGGCCCTGGAGACGAAACTCGCCGAACTGGCCGCGGAGCGCCGTACGGAGGAGGACCTCGCGGCGATGCGGTCGGCCCTCGCGCACATGGCGAGGGAGATCGAGGACGACGGACACGGGGTGGAGGGCGACCGCCTCTTCCATGCCGCGGTCACCGCCGCCGCCCACAGCAGCCTCCTCGCCGAGTTCATGCGCTCCATCGCCGACCAGGTCGCCGAGAGCCGCACCGAGTCCCTCCGCCAGCCCCACCGCCCCTCCCGCTCCCTCGCCCAGCACCAGGCCATCCTCGACGCCATCGCCGACCAGCGGCCCGGGCAGGCGGCGGCAGCCATGCGACGGCATGTCCGTACGGTCGCGAAGGTGCGGTTGCTGGACTGGGAGCCGGAGGAGGAGCGGGAGCCGTAG
- a CDS encoding SLC13 family permease, which translates to MSPELISILVLAVVFVIATTRSINMGALAFAAAFGVGTLVADLDADGIFAGFPGDLFVVLVGVTYLFAIARSNGTTDWLVHASIRLVRGRVALIPWVMFALTGALTAIGAVSPAAVAIVAPIALSFAARYGISPLLMGAMVVHGAQGGGFSPISIYGSIVNGIVEREKLPGNEIALFLASLIVNIVIAAVVFVLFGGLKLWAQGAVDTAVDGGSEGTDPGTDTGTGTGTPGEPLSGSGGTREGGTTVTRPAPTATPLATTRLTPARIATLLSLVALVIAVLAFDLDAGLTAITLAVLLSAAWPEDSRKAVGEIAWPTVLLICGVLTYVGVLDEMGTITWAGEGVGGIGVPLLAAVLLCYIGAIVSAFASSVGIMGALIPLAVPFLAQGEIGAVGMVAALAVSATVVDVSPFSTNGALVLAAAPDVDRERFFRQLMVYGGIVVAAVPAVVWLVLVVPGWG; encoded by the coding sequence ATGTCCCCCGAACTGATCTCGATCCTCGTCCTCGCCGTGGTGTTCGTCATCGCCACCACCCGCTCGATCAACATGGGCGCGCTCGCCTTCGCCGCCGCCTTCGGAGTCGGCACCCTCGTCGCCGACCTCGACGCGGACGGCATCTTCGCCGGCTTCCCGGGCGACCTCTTCGTCGTCCTCGTCGGCGTCACGTACCTCTTCGCGATCGCCCGGTCCAACGGCACCACCGACTGGCTGGTGCACGCCTCGATCCGGCTCGTCCGGGGCCGGGTGGCGCTCATCCCCTGGGTGATGTTCGCCCTCACCGGCGCCCTCACCGCGATCGGCGCCGTCAGCCCGGCCGCCGTGGCGATCGTCGCGCCGATCGCACTGAGCTTCGCCGCCCGCTACGGGATCAGCCCGCTGCTGATGGGCGCGATGGTCGTGCACGGCGCCCAGGGCGGCGGCTTCTCGCCGATCAGCATCTACGGCTCGATCGTCAACGGCATCGTCGAGCGCGAGAAGCTGCCCGGCAACGAGATCGCGCTCTTCCTCGCCTCCCTGATCGTCAACATCGTCATCGCGGCGGTCGTGTTCGTCCTCTTCGGCGGGCTGAAGCTGTGGGCGCAGGGGGCGGTGGACACGGCGGTGGACGGCGGCAGCGAGGGCACCGACCCCGGGACCGACACCGGCACCGGCACCGGCACTCCGGGCGAGCCCCTCTCCGGCAGCGGGGGCACGCGCGAGGGCGGCACCACCGTCACCCGCCCCGCGCCCACCGCCACCCCGCTCGCCACCACCCGCCTCACCCCCGCCCGCATCGCCACCCTCCTCTCCCTGGTCGCCCTCGTCATCGCCGTCCTCGCCTTCGACCTGGACGCCGGTCTGACCGCGATCACCCTCGCCGTCCTCCTGAGCGCCGCCTGGCCGGAGGACAGCCGCAAGGCGGTCGGCGAGATCGCCTGGCCGACGGTGCTGCTGATCTGCGGTGTGCTGACGTACGTCGGCGTCCTGGACGAGATGGGCACCATCACCTGGGCCGGCGAGGGCGTCGGCGGCATCGGCGTACCGCTGCTGGCCGCCGTACTGCTCTGCTACATCGGCGCGATCGTGTCGGCGTTCGCCTCGTCCGTCGGCATCATGGGCGCGCTCATCCCGCTCGCCGTGCCGTTCCTGGCGCAGGGCGAGATCGGGGCCGTCGGCATGGTGGCGGCGCTCGCGGTGTCGGCGACGGTCGTGGACGTGAGCCCCTTCTCGACGAACGGCGCGCTGGTGCTGGCCGCGGCACCGGACGTCGACCGTGAGCGTTTCTTCCGGCAGCTGATGGTGTACGGAGGGATCGTGGTGGCGGCGGTGCCCGCGGTGGTGTGGCTGGTGCTGGTCGTGCCGGGCTGGGGGTAG
- a CDS encoding acyl-CoA synthetase, producing the protein MSSLFPALTGAPAERAALRFGDRSLTYGELGAASGALAARIGGAGRVAVWATPELETAVAVLAALEAGVAAVPLNPKSGEKELGHILSDCTPTVVLAAAGDELPAALGDLERIDVDARAAGPRSRPDPRASDEDPALIVYTSGTTGPPKGAVIPRRAVTHTLDALADAWQWTGEDVLVHGLPLFHVHGLVLGILGPLRRGGSVRHLGRFSTEGVARELNDGATMLFGVPTMYHRIAQALPDDPGLAQALGKARLLVSGSAALPVHDHERITAATGQRVVERYGMTETLMNTSVRADGEPRAGTVGVPLPGVELRLVEEDGTPITSYDGETVGEIQVRGPNLFTEYLNRPDATAAAFTEDGWFRTGDMALRDPDGYVRIVGRQATDLIKSGGYKIGAGEIENALLEHAGVREAAVTGEPDADLGERIVAWIVPADPQSPPAAEELAAHVAARLAPHKRPRRVHYLDALPRNDMGKIMKRALTHD; encoded by the coding sequence GTGTCCTCTCTCTTCCCGGCCCTGACGGGCGCTCCGGCGGAGCGAGCCGCCCTGCGGTTCGGCGACCGTTCCCTGACGTACGGCGAGCTCGGCGCCGCCTCCGGTGCCCTCGCGGCGCGGATCGGCGGGGCGGGCAGAGTGGCCGTCTGGGCGACGCCGGAGCTGGAGACGGCCGTGGCGGTACTGGCGGCGCTGGAGGCCGGTGTCGCCGCCGTACCGCTCAACCCGAAGTCCGGGGAGAAGGAGCTCGGGCACATCCTGTCCGACTGCACGCCGACGGTGGTGCTGGCCGCGGCAGGGGACGAACTACCGGCCGCCCTGGGCGACTTGGAACGCATCGACGTCGACGCACGGGCCGCCGGCCCCCGCTCCCGACCCGACCCGCGGGCCTCCGACGAGGACCCCGCCCTGATCGTCTACACCTCCGGCACCACCGGCCCGCCCAAGGGCGCCGTCATCCCGCGCCGCGCCGTCACCCACACCCTCGACGCGCTCGCCGACGCCTGGCAGTGGACCGGCGAGGACGTACTCGTCCACGGCCTGCCCCTGTTCCACGTCCACGGCCTGGTCCTCGGCATCCTCGGCCCGCTGCGCCGCGGCGGATCCGTGCGCCATCTGGGCCGGTTCAGCACGGAGGGGGTCGCGCGCGAGCTGAACGACGGCGCGACCATGCTCTTCGGCGTGCCGACCATGTACCACCGCATCGCCCAGGCCCTCCCCGACGACCCCGGGCTGGCGCAGGCGCTGGGCAAGGCCCGCCTCCTGGTCTCGGGCTCGGCCGCGCTCCCCGTGCACGACCACGAGCGGATCACGGCCGCTACCGGGCAGCGGGTCGTCGAGCGGTACGGCATGACGGAGACGCTGATGAACACCAGCGTCCGCGCGGACGGCGAGCCGCGGGCCGGGACGGTGGGCGTGCCACTGCCGGGCGTGGAGCTGCGCCTGGTGGAGGAGGACGGGACGCCGATCACGTCGTACGACGGCGAGACCGTGGGCGAGATCCAGGTGCGCGGCCCGAACCTGTTCACCGAGTACCTGAACCGCCCCGACGCGACGGCCGCCGCCTTCACGGAGGACGGCTGGTTCCGCACCGGCGACATGGCGCTGCGCGACCCCGACGGATACGTTCGGATCGTCGGCCGCCAGGCCACCGACCTGATCAAGAGCGGGGGTTACAAGATCGGGGCGGGCGAGATCGAGAACGCGCTCCTCGAACACGCGGGGGTACGGGAGGCGGCCGTCACCGGCGAACCGGACGCCGACCTCGGCGAGCGGATCGTGGCGTGGATCGTCCCGGCGGACCCCCAGTCACCGCCCGCCGCGGAGGAGTTGGCGGCCCACGTCGCCGCCCGCCTGGCCCCCCACAAGCGGCCGCGCAGGGTCCACTACCTCGACGCGCTTCCCCGCAACGACATGGGGAAGATCATGAAGCGGGCGCTGACCCATGACTGA
- a CDS encoding carboxyl transferase domain-containing protein, giving the protein MTERRLSAREVIERIADDSSFTELPHPERDSGPDGPLSWQGYDASHARAAERTGEDESVVCGTATVAATRAVLLAFEFGFLGGSLGERTGDRLESAYTYARAHRLPVVPLVATGGSRMQEGMLALTQLQRVARQSILTREAGLPQIAVLRDPTTGGGWATLGAGADVTLALRGAQVGFAGSRVRPPDADPAAYTAEAQVATGAADAVVRPEELRGVLGRWLGVLAGPPAREATVPHALGAHDLPGTGWDAVRRARAAQRPHAEAYLDACFTSRVTISGDRCGGADPDGILCGFGAHDGRTVAYAAQTGTATRPAGYRTAARLIRLADRLGIPVLTLVDTPGAANDAEAERQGVGAAIADLFGAVAGARVPITTLVIGEGGSGGALALAAPGNTWATPDSYFSVIAPELAAAILKRRPEEVEATADQLRIRPQDLVELGVIRGVVGGPSGESMA; this is encoded by the coding sequence ATGACTGAGCGGCGCCTGTCGGCACGCGAGGTCATCGAGCGGATCGCCGACGACTCCTCCTTCACGGAACTCCCCCACCCGGAACGGGACTCCGGCCCGGACGGCCCCCTCTCCTGGCAGGGCTACGACGCCTCGCACGCGCGTGCCGCCGAGCGCACCGGCGAGGACGAGTCGGTCGTCTGCGGCACCGCGACCGTGGCGGCCACCCGGGCCGTACTGCTGGCCTTCGAGTTCGGCTTCCTGGGCGGCTCGCTCGGCGAACGTACCGGGGACCGGCTGGAGTCGGCGTACACCTACGCCCGCGCCCACCGCCTCCCGGTCGTCCCCCTGGTCGCCACGGGCGGCAGCCGGATGCAGGAAGGCATGCTCGCCCTGACCCAACTCCAGCGCGTGGCCCGCCAGTCGATACTCACCCGCGAAGCCGGCCTGCCCCAGATCGCGGTCCTCCGCGACCCGACCACCGGCGGCGGCTGGGCCACCCTCGGCGCGGGCGCCGACGTGACCCTTGCCCTGCGCGGCGCCCAGGTCGGCTTCGCGGGCTCCCGGGTCCGCCCACCGGACGCGGACCCGGCGGCGTACACGGCGGAGGCGCAGGTGGCGACGGGGGCGGCGGACGCGGTGGTCCGGCCGGAGGAGCTGCGGGGGGTGTTGGGGCGGTGGCTGGGGGTGCTGGCGGGGCCGCCCGCCCGGGAGGCGACGGTGCCCCACGCCTTGGGCGCGCACGATCTTCCCGGCACGGGCTGGGACGCGGTCCGACGCGCCCGGGCAGCTCAACGCCCGCATGCCGAGGCCTACTTGGATGCCTGCTTCACCAGCCGCGTCACGATCAGCGGCGACCGCTGCGGCGGTGCCGACCCCGACGGCATCCTCTGCGGGTTCGGCGCGCACGACGGCCGTACCGTCGCCTACGCCGCCCAGACCGGCACCGCCACCCGCCCAGCGGGCTACCGCACCGCCGCCCGGCTGATCCGCCTCGCGGACCGGCTCGGCATCCCGGTTCTCACCCTGGTGGACACACCGGGTGCCGCCAATGACGCGGAGGCGGAGCGGCAGGGGGTCGGCGCGGCGATCGCGGACCTGTTCGGGGCGGTGGCCGGGGCCCGCGTCCCGATCACCACGCTGGTCATCGGCGAGGGCGGCTCGGGCGGGGCGCTGGCCCTGGCGGCACCCGGCAACACCTGGGCCACGCCGGACAGTTACTTCTCCGTCATCGCACCGGAGTTGGCGGCGGCGATCCTGAAGCGACGGCCGGAGGAAGTGGAGGCGACGGCGGACCAGCTGCGGATCCGGCCACAGGACTTGGTGGAGCTGGGGGTGATCCGGGGGGTCGTCGGCGGACCCTCTGGCGAGAGCATGGCGTAA